Proteins from one Burkholderia oklahomensis C6786 genomic window:
- the hisD gene encoding histidinol dehydrogenase has product MAIKIRKLDSASEGFAAELRAVLAFEASEDDAIERSVAQILADVKARGDAAVLDYTNRFDRLNADSVAALELPQDALEAALESLEPKRRAALEAAAARVRGYHEKQKIECGSHSWQYTEADGTVLGQKVTPLDRVGLYVPGGKAAYPSSVLMNAIPARVAGVGEIVMVVPTPDGVKNELVLAAAFLGGVDRVFTIGGAQAVAALAYGTATVPAVDKICGPGNAYVASAKRRVFGTVGIDMIAGPSEILVLCDGTTDPSWVAMDLFSQAEHDELAQSILLCPDDAFIERVQKAIDELLPTMPRQDVIRASLEGRGALVKVRDMSEACKIANDIAPEHLEISALEPQQWGKQIRHAGAIFLGRYTSESLGDYCAGPNHVLPTSRTARFSSPLGVYDFFKRSSLIEVSAEGAHTLGEIASELAYGEGLQAHAKSAEYRMKGAGDRQKG; this is encoded by the coding sequence ATGGCTATCAAGATTCGCAAACTCGATTCGGCAAGCGAAGGATTCGCGGCCGAATTGCGCGCGGTGCTCGCGTTCGAGGCGAGCGAAGACGACGCGATCGAGCGTTCGGTCGCGCAGATCCTCGCGGACGTGAAGGCGCGCGGCGACGCCGCGGTGCTCGACTACACGAACCGCTTCGACCGGCTGAACGCGGACAGCGTCGCGGCGCTCGAGCTGCCGCAGGACGCGCTGGAGGCGGCGCTCGAAAGCCTCGAGCCGAAGCGCCGCGCGGCGCTGGAGGCGGCGGCGGCGCGCGTGCGCGGCTACCACGAGAAGCAGAAGATCGAGTGCGGCAGCCACAGCTGGCAGTACACGGAAGCCGACGGCACCGTGCTCGGCCAGAAGGTCACACCGCTCGACCGCGTCGGTCTGTACGTGCCGGGCGGCAAGGCGGCGTATCCGTCGTCGGTGTTGATGAACGCGATTCCCGCGCGCGTCGCGGGCGTCGGCGAGATCGTGATGGTCGTGCCGACGCCGGACGGCGTGAAGAACGAGCTCGTGCTCGCCGCCGCGTTCCTGGGCGGCGTCGACCGCGTGTTCACGATCGGCGGCGCGCAGGCGGTGGCCGCGCTCGCGTACGGCACGGCGACGGTGCCCGCCGTCGACAAGATCTGCGGCCCGGGCAACGCGTACGTTGCGTCGGCGAAGCGCCGCGTGTTCGGCACGGTCGGCATCGACATGATCGCCGGGCCGTCCGAGATCCTCGTGCTGTGCGACGGCACGACCGATCCGTCGTGGGTCGCGATGGACCTGTTCTCGCAGGCCGAGCACGACGAGCTCGCGCAGTCGATCCTGCTGTGCCCGGACGATGCGTTCATCGAGCGCGTCCAGAAGGCGATCGACGAGCTGCTGCCGACGATGCCGCGCCAGGACGTGATCCGCGCGTCGCTCGAAGGCCGCGGCGCGCTCGTCAAGGTGCGCGACATGAGCGAGGCGTGCAAGATCGCGAACGACATCGCGCCCGAGCACCTCGAAATCTCCGCGCTCGAGCCGCAGCAATGGGGCAAGCAGATCCGCCACGCGGGCGCGATCTTCCTCGGCCGCTACACGAGCGAGAGCCTCGGCGACTACTGCGCGGGCCCGAACCACGTGCTGCCGACGTCGCGCACCGCGCGCTTTTCGTCGCCGCTCGGCGTCTACGATTTCTTCAAGCGCTCGAGCCTGATCGAGGTGAGCGCCGAAGGCGCGCACACGCTCGGCGAGATCGCGTCCGAGCTCGCCTACGGGGAAGGATTGCAGGCGCACGCGAAGAGCGCCGAGTACCGGATGAAGGGGGCGGGCGACCGCCAGAAAGGCTAA
- a CDS encoding ABC transporter ATP-binding protein codes for MSAIEIRHVKKRYKSLQALKGVSLSVEEGEFFGLLGPNGAGKTTLISILAGLARADEGTVTVRGHDVVKDFRAARRALGVVPQELVFDPFFTVRETLRIQSGYFGLHRNDDWIDEVMANLDLTEKADANMRALSGGMKRRVLVAQALVHRPPVIVLDEPTAGVDVELRQTLWKFISRLNREGHTIVLTTHYLEEAESLCDRIAMLRRGEVVALDHTRALLQRFSGLQLFVRLSHGALPAELRALEAEPAPAAAPEHLLRLTDYDEVERILSLCRAAGCGFDEIEIRKADLEDVFVQVMNGADVIEGLA; via the coding sequence ATGTCAGCCATAGAAATCCGTCACGTCAAGAAGCGCTACAAGTCGCTTCAGGCGCTCAAGGGCGTCAGCCTGTCGGTCGAGGAAGGCGAGTTTTTCGGTCTGCTCGGCCCGAACGGCGCAGGCAAGACCACACTCATCAGCATTCTCGCCGGCCTCGCGCGCGCCGACGAAGGCACCGTCACCGTGCGCGGCCACGACGTCGTCAAGGATTTCCGGGCGGCGCGGCGCGCGCTCGGCGTCGTTCCGCAGGAACTGGTGTTCGATCCGTTCTTCACGGTTCGCGAGACGCTGCGGATCCAGTCCGGCTATTTCGGACTGCACCGCAACGACGACTGGATCGACGAAGTGATGGCGAACCTCGATCTCACCGAAAAGGCCGATGCGAACATGCGCGCGCTGTCGGGCGGGATGAAGCGGCGCGTGCTCGTCGCGCAGGCGCTCGTGCACCGGCCGCCCGTGATCGTGCTCGACGAGCCGACGGCGGGCGTCGACGTCGAGCTGCGCCAGACGCTGTGGAAGTTCATCTCGCGGCTGAACCGCGAGGGCCACACGATCGTGCTGACGACCCACTATCTCGAAGAAGCGGAATCGCTCTGCGATCGCATCGCGATGCTCAGGCGCGGCGAAGTCGTCGCGCTCGACCACACGCGCGCGCTGCTTCAGCGTTTCTCGGGGCTGCAACTGTTCGTGCGGCTGTCGCATGGCGCGCTGCCCGCCGAGCTGCGCGCGCTCGAAGCCGAGCCCGCGCCGGCCGCCGCGCCCGAGCATCTGCTGCGGCTCACCGATTACGACGAGGTCGAGCGGATCCTGTCGCTGTGCCGCGCGGCCGGCTGCGGCTTCGATGAGATCGAGATCCGCAAGGCCGATCTGGAGGATGTGTTCGTGCAGGTGATGAACGGCGCCGATGTGATCGAGGGGTTGGCATGA
- the hisG gene encoding ATP phosphoribosyltransferase gives MTAPLTLALSKGRIFEETVPLLAAAGVTVAEDPETSRKLILPTTDPNLRVIVVRATDVPTYVEYGAADFGVAGKDVLLEHGGGGLYQPIDLNIARCRMSVAVPAGFDYANAVRQGARLRVATKYVETAREHFAAKGVHVDLIKLYGSMELAPLVGLADAIVDLVSSGGTLKANNLVEVEEIMPISSRLVVNQAALKLKRAALKPFLDAFERASQRSGV, from the coding sequence ATGACCGCACCGCTGACGCTGGCGCTGTCGAAAGGGCGTATCTTCGAGGAGACCGTGCCGCTCCTCGCGGCGGCGGGCGTGACGGTCGCCGAGGATCCGGAGACGTCGCGCAAGCTGATCCTGCCGACCACCGACCCGAACCTGCGCGTGATCGTCGTGCGTGCGACCGACGTGCCGACCTACGTCGAGTACGGCGCAGCCGACTTCGGCGTCGCCGGCAAGGACGTGCTGCTCGAGCACGGCGGCGGCGGGCTGTACCAGCCGATCGATCTGAACATCGCGCGCTGCCGGATGTCGGTTGCGGTGCCGGCGGGCTTCGACTACGCGAACGCGGTGCGCCAGGGCGCGCGGCTGCGCGTCGCGACGAAATACGTCGAGACCGCCCGCGAGCACTTCGCCGCGAAGGGCGTGCACGTCGATCTGATCAAGCTGTACGGCTCGATGGAGCTGGCGCCGCTCGTGGGCCTGGCCGACGCGATCGTCGACCTCGTCAGCTCGGGCGGCACGCTGAAGGCGAACAATCTGGTCGAGGTCGAGGAGATCATGCCGATCTCGTCGCGCCTCGTCGTGAACCAGGCCGCGCTGAAGCTGAAGCGCGCCGCGCTGAAGCCGTTCCTCGACGCGTTCGAACGCGCGTCGCAGCGGAGCGGAGTCTGA
- a CDS encoding ABC transporter permease, translating into MSGFRTLFYKEILRFWKVSFQTVLAPVVTALLYLTIFGHALTGRVEVYPGVAYVSFLVPGLVMMSVLQNAFANSSSSLIQSKITGNLVFMLLPPLSHADIFGAYVLASVVRGLAVGAGVFVVTAWFIPMSFAAPFYIIAFALFGSAILGTLGLIAGIWAEKFDQLAAFQNFLIMPLTFLSGVFYSTHSLPPVWREVSRLNPFFYMIDGFRYGFFGVADVDPLASLAVVAGFFVLLALIAMRLLATGYKLRH; encoded by the coding sequence ATGAGCGGGTTTCGCACGCTGTTCTACAAGGAAATTCTGCGGTTCTGGAAGGTGTCGTTCCAGACGGTGCTCGCGCCCGTCGTCACGGCGCTCCTCTATCTGACGATCTTCGGCCACGCGCTCACGGGCCGCGTCGAGGTGTATCCGGGCGTCGCGTACGTGAGCTTCCTCGTGCCCGGCCTCGTGATGATGAGCGTGCTGCAGAACGCGTTCGCGAACAGCTCGTCGTCGCTGATCCAGTCGAAGATCACGGGCAACCTCGTGTTCATGCTGCTGCCGCCGCTGTCGCACGCGGACATCTTCGGCGCGTACGTGCTCGCGTCCGTCGTGCGCGGGCTCGCGGTCGGCGCGGGCGTGTTCGTCGTCACGGCCTGGTTCATTCCGATGAGCTTCGCCGCGCCGTTCTACATCATCGCGTTCGCGCTGTTCGGCTCGGCGATCCTCGGCACGCTCGGCCTGATCGCGGGGATCTGGGCCGAGAAGTTCGATCAGCTCGCCGCGTTCCAGAACTTCCTCATCATGCCGCTCACGTTCCTGTCGGGCGTGTTCTATTCGACGCACTCGCTGCCGCCCGTGTGGCGCGAAGTGTCGCGGCTCAATCCGTTTTTCTACATGATCGACGGCTTCCGCTACGGGTTCTTCGGCGTCGCCGACGTGGATCCGCTCGCAAGCCTCGCGGTCGTCGCCGGGTTCTTCGTGTTGCTCGCGTTGATCGCGATGCGGCTCCTCGCCACCGGCTACAAACTGCGTCATTGA
- a CDS encoding BolA family protein: MLPTPELVKQYIEAGLACTHLEVEGDGQHFFATIVSPAFEGKRPIQRHQLVYAALGDRMKQEIHALSMKTLTPAEWQNA, encoded by the coding sequence ATGTTGCCGACTCCCGAACTGGTCAAGCAATACATCGAGGCGGGCCTTGCCTGCACTCATCTGGAAGTCGAAGGCGACGGCCAGCACTTCTTCGCGACGATCGTCTCGCCCGCATTCGAGGGCAAGCGGCCGATCCAGCGGCATCAGCTCGTCTATGCGGCGCTCGGCGACCGCATGAAGCAGGAAATCCACGCGCTCAGCATGAAGACGCTGACGCCCGCCGAATGGCAGAACGCATAA
- the murA gene encoding UDP-N-acetylglucosamine 1-carboxyvinyltransferase: MQVTVNERDAVERVATATPAGNRDAHAHATDKLVIEGGRRLAGEIAVSGAKNAALPILCAGLLTAEPVHLDNVPNLKDVRTTLKLLDQMGMREETDGARVVLDASRVDNPVAPYELVKTMRASILVLGPLLARFGYAKVSLPGGCAIGARPVDQHIKGLQAMGAEIHIEHGYIEARAKRLKGARIVTDMVTVTGTENLLMAATLADGETVIENAAREPEVSDLAHLLVAMGAKIDGISTDRLVIQGVDRLHGATHAVIPDRIEAGTFLCAVAAAGGDVTLTGMRAQILDAVIDKLREAGVTIEEGGDRLRVKMDRRPGAVAIRTSEYPAFPTDMQAQFMALNAVADGSAQVIETIFENRFMHVQELNRLGASIAVDGNTALVTGVPKLSGANVMATDLRASASLVIAGLCAEGETLVDRIYHLDRGYDRMETKLTAVGANVRRISGSEA, translated from the coding sequence GTGCAAGTCACCGTCAACGAACGCGACGCCGTCGAACGCGTCGCCACGGCAACCCCGGCCGGCAATCGGGATGCGCACGCGCACGCAACGGACAAGCTCGTGATCGAGGGCGGCCGCCGCTTGGCGGGCGAGATCGCCGTGTCGGGCGCGAAGAACGCCGCGCTGCCGATCCTCTGCGCGGGTCTCTTGACCGCCGAGCCCGTCCATCTCGACAACGTGCCGAACCTGAAGGACGTGCGCACGACGCTCAAGCTGCTCGACCAGATGGGCATGCGCGAGGAGACGGACGGCGCGCGCGTGGTGCTCGACGCGTCGCGCGTCGACAATCCGGTTGCGCCGTACGAGCTCGTGAAGACGATGCGCGCGTCGATCCTCGTGCTCGGCCCGCTGCTTGCGCGCTTCGGCTACGCGAAGGTATCGCTGCCGGGCGGCTGCGCGATCGGCGCGCGGCCCGTCGACCAGCACATCAAGGGCCTGCAGGCGATGGGCGCCGAGATCCACATCGAGCACGGCTACATCGAGGCGCGCGCGAAGCGCCTGAAGGGTGCGCGGATCGTGACCGACATGGTCACCGTGACGGGCACCGAGAACCTGCTGATGGCGGCGACGCTCGCGGACGGCGAGACGGTGATCGAGAACGCCGCGCGCGAGCCCGAAGTGTCGGATCTCGCGCACCTGCTCGTCGCGATGGGCGCGAAGATCGACGGGATCAGCACCGACCGGCTCGTGATCCAGGGTGTCGACAGGCTGCACGGCGCGACGCATGCGGTGATCCCGGACCGGATCGAGGCGGGCACGTTCCTGTGCGCGGTCGCGGCGGCGGGCGGCGACGTGACGTTGACCGGCATGCGCGCGCAGATCCTCGACGCGGTGATCGACAAGCTGCGCGAAGCGGGCGTGACGATCGAGGAGGGCGGCGACCGGCTGCGCGTGAAGATGGACCGCCGGCCGGGCGCGGTCGCGATCCGCACGTCCGAATACCCGGCGTTCCCGACCGACATGCAGGCGCAGTTCATGGCGCTGAACGCGGTCGCGGACGGCTCCGCGCAGGTGATCGAGACGATTTTCGAGAACCGCTTCATGCACGTGCAGGAGCTGAACCGCCTCGGCGCGAGCATCGCGGTCGACGGCAACACGGCGCTCGTCACGGGCGTGCCCAAGCTGTCCGGCGCGAACGTGATGGCGACCGACCTGCGCGCATCGGCGAGCCTCGTGATCGCTGGCCTTTGCGCGGAAGGCGAGACGCTCGTCGACCGCATCTATCATTTGGACCGCGGCTACGACCGGATGGAAACGAAGCTGACGGCCGTCGGCGCGAACGTGCGCCGCATTTCAGGGAGCGAAGCATGA